TTGTGGAAAATCTTCTGCAAATTCGCTTTGGGCAATTAGATGAGGAATTGTCCGCACTTAGTGCCAAGATATTGGCATTCCCGCCAGAGGAATTTACACCTTTGCTATTGCAATTATCCCGTGAGGAATTATTGGCTAGGTTTGCAGAACAAAAGTAGCGGACTGTTTGTCAAGAGAATATTAAATATGTAGAGTGCGTTAGTGTAACACACCGTCTAATATCGTTTAGATTTATTTCTGCTACAAATGTTTGCTACTGTAGGGGCAATTCATGAATTGCCCCTACAGTAGCAAACCATGAATTACAAATGACTAATTCCAAATATTTCGCCAAAAAGGTTGCTGCTGTTGACTTTGAGTAACAGGCTGTTTTCTCCGAATCTCATTAATATTCCACCCTGTCAGCTTAGCTAAAGTCTGCGCTTCTTGTTCAAATCTTGTAGCCAAAGCTCTTTTATATTGTTGTCCTGCTTCACAGTTAGTATCGCCTTCAAAAGGATGGCGCAGAATATATCGTCCCTGGAAGGTTTGACGGTTTGAAGTTTCTTGGAACATCAAGTCTTCTGGAAATTTATCGCGTGTATA
The nucleotide sequence above comes from Argonema galeatum A003/A1. Encoded proteins:
- a CDS encoding DUF2330 domain-containing protein, with amino-acid sequence VPSDAEIPVFVKREFGDFYKSMFATAHTLQGKKVAFLEYAWDMSNCDPCSAEPLNQEELRKAGVFWLTPSQSSNVFITRLHVRYTRDKFPEDLMFQETSNRQTFQGRYILRHPFEGDTNCEAGQQYKRALATRFEQEAQTLAKLTGWNINEIRRKQPVTQSQQQQPFWRNIWN